One window from the genome of Thermaerobacter marianensis DSM 12885 encodes:
- a CDS encoding glutamate synthase-related protein yields MHPNPRDHRPTYDGSNAPGRLPEHDACGVGFVATLSGRPDPDLVGLGLEALRRLRHRGGVAADGITGDGAGVMTEIPRRLLTRELATRGVRLPAGDDFALAACFFPTAPEAEDRAQRLLEEVCRQHGLEVLAWRPVPVDPAVLGPIAAASRPALWHAVIVRGPRVAPGLAFDRALYLARRAFERRAAAFVQQEERDGSPATGPAAGPAPAGLRKPYIASMSSRTVVYKGLLMAGDLDRFYLDLRHPDFATRFVIFHQRYSTNTTPTWERAQPFRLLGHNGEINTLQGNVNRIAACEPWLRVPGWPEFEPQAVAPVIDPEGSDSAMLDNVLELLVLAGRDPLHALMMLVPEAWEKVADLPPALRDFYRFHACLTEPWDGPAALIFSDGRWVGARLDRNGLRPIRYTVLKNGLVVAASEAGVVDADPAQVEEHGKLGPGQMIAVDLATGRFLRDEEVKAEVASRRPYGRWVQKIVRYGEEPGGVDAAGAGPVPNGTAKAGHGAAAGPAPAPAARPLVPLAAFGWTREELTVIVRPMVETGKEPDGSMGDDTPHAVLSLVHRPLHHYFKQRFAQVTNPPIDHLREELVFSLTVRLGRHPNLLVEEPAQARVIELPGPVLTAQQMAWLRGLGRTAGFRLAELPTLFPATGPDALEPALDDLCRRAEAAVDAGSSILVLTDRGVDAEHAPIPALLAVGAVHHHLLRAGKRALASIVVESGEPRDVHHFATLIGYGASAVHPYLALAVARETGGAEGEANFVRAVESGLKKVMSKMGISTLDAYQGAQIFEAIGLDPAVVERCFTGTPCQVGGNRLRELAEDVLYWHRQAFPAEAGAAGAGAAGAGEPEAAAAGPQAAEAGLSGDTGRQAAGNAAPAPGGAAHGPAAAPALAETAADGYGFFKFKKDGELHEFSPEVVRALHEAVRARPGVLDGDFLATYEHYRRFSRLVHQRPPSQLRDLLDFRSDRAPVPLEEVEPVEAIVRRFSTGAMSVGSLSPEAHENLAVAMNRLGARSNSGEGGEDPARYGTERNSAVKQVASGRFGVTPAYLASAVEIQIKMAQGSKPGEGGQIPGHKVTELIARLRHTVPGVPLISPPPHHDIYSIEDLAQLIYDLKQANPEALISVKLVAETGVGIIAAGVAKGYADIVVISGHAGGTGSSPLSSIKHAGLPWELGLVETQAMLVATGLRGRVTVRVDGGLKTGRDVLVAALLGADEYSFGTSALVAEGCVMARACHTNTCPVGIATQAERLRQRFPGTPEHVMNYFLYMAQEVRELLARLGYRSLDEVIGRADLLVQRPSPLPRAERIDLGRLLRPAGQAPAAAVAAGTPPAVPPAVQGAAGESSRRDEPATPLRRVQLRNPLPEDDSLGRRIAADLAPFIQRRRPVRRSYTIRNTDRTVGATVAWEIARRYGDQGLPPGTLQLAFRGVAGQSFGAFCIRGMHLELTGLANDYVGKGMAGGEIVIRPEPGTPTDPARNVLVGNTVLYGATGGALFCAGAAGERLAVRNSGAVAVVEGAGDHACEYMTGGTVVILGPTGRNLGAGMTGGTAFVYDPHGALAVRHHGPSVELFRLPEVPSPAALEAARETLHGLLVLHARRTGSARARDLLARWEDVLPHFWWVVPRASRERILAETAATLPAVASGLD; encoded by the coding sequence ATGCACCCGAATCCCCGCGACCACCGACCGACCTACGACGGGAGCAATGCGCCGGGACGCCTGCCCGAGCACGACGCCTGCGGCGTGGGCTTCGTGGCCACCCTCTCCGGCCGCCCGGACCCCGACCTGGTGGGTCTCGGCCTTGAGGCCCTCCGCCGGTTGCGCCACCGGGGCGGCGTGGCCGCCGACGGGATCACCGGCGACGGCGCCGGCGTGATGACCGAGATCCCCCGCCGCCTGCTGACCCGGGAGCTGGCCACCCGCGGCGTGCGCCTGCCCGCGGGGGACGACTTCGCCCTGGCCGCCTGCTTCTTCCCCACCGCGCCCGAGGCGGAAGACCGCGCCCAGCGGCTCCTCGAAGAGGTCTGCCGCCAGCACGGCCTCGAGGTGCTGGCCTGGCGGCCCGTGCCGGTCGACCCGGCCGTCCTGGGGCCCATCGCGGCCGCCAGCCGGCCCGCCCTCTGGCACGCGGTCATCGTGCGGGGCCCGCGGGTGGCGCCGGGGCTGGCCTTCGACCGCGCCCTCTACCTGGCGCGGCGCGCCTTCGAGCGCCGGGCCGCCGCGTTCGTCCAACAGGAAGAGCGGGACGGGTCGCCGGCGACCGGGCCGGCGGCCGGGCCGGCCCCGGCGGGCCTGCGCAAGCCGTACATCGCCTCCATGTCGTCCCGGACCGTGGTGTACAAGGGGCTGCTGATGGCCGGCGACCTGGACCGGTTCTACCTGGACCTGCGGCACCCCGACTTCGCCACGCGGTTCGTGATCTTTCACCAGCGCTACAGCACCAACACGACGCCCACGTGGGAGCGGGCCCAGCCCTTCCGGCTGCTGGGGCACAACGGGGAGATCAACACCCTGCAGGGCAACGTCAACCGCATCGCCGCCTGCGAGCCGTGGCTGCGGGTGCCCGGCTGGCCCGAGTTCGAGCCGCAGGCGGTGGCGCCGGTCATCGACCCCGAGGGGTCCGACTCGGCCATGCTGGACAACGTCCTGGAGCTTCTGGTCCTGGCCGGCCGCGACCCCCTTCACGCCCTGATGATGCTGGTCCCCGAGGCGTGGGAGAAGGTGGCCGACCTGCCGCCGGCGCTGCGGGACTTCTACCGGTTCCACGCCTGCCTGACGGAGCCGTGGGACGGGCCGGCGGCCCTGATCTTCAGCGACGGCCGCTGGGTGGGGGCCCGGCTGGACCGCAACGGGCTGCGGCCCATCCGCTACACCGTGCTGAAGAACGGGCTGGTGGTGGCAGCGTCCGAAGCCGGCGTGGTGGACGCCGACCCCGCCCAGGTGGAGGAACACGGCAAGCTGGGGCCCGGCCAGATGATCGCCGTCGACCTGGCCACGGGCCGGTTCCTCCGGGACGAAGAGGTCAAGGCGGAGGTGGCCAGCCGCCGGCCCTACGGGCGGTGGGTGCAAAAGATCGTGCGTTATGGGGAGGAACCCGGCGGGGTCGACGCCGCCGGCGCCGGCCCGGTCCCGAACGGCACCGCCAAGGCCGGCCACGGCGCCGCGGCCGGGCCCGCGCCCGCACCGGCCGCCAGGCCCTTGGTTCCCCTGGCCGCCTTCGGGTGGACCCGGGAAGAGCTGACGGTCATCGTCCGGCCCATGGTGGAGACGGGCAAGGAGCCCGACGGGTCCATGGGCGACGACACGCCCCACGCCGTCCTCTCCCTGGTGCACCGCCCGCTGCACCACTACTTCAAGCAGCGCTTCGCCCAGGTGACGAACCCGCCCATCGACCATTTGCGGGAGGAGCTGGTCTTCTCCCTGACGGTGCGGCTGGGGCGCCATCCCAACCTCCTGGTGGAAGAACCGGCCCAGGCCCGGGTGATCGAGCTGCCGGGGCCCGTGCTGACGGCGCAGCAGATGGCCTGGCTGCGGGGCCTGGGGCGGACGGCGGGGTTCCGTCTCGCCGAGCTGCCCACCCTCTTCCCCGCCACCGGGCCCGACGCCCTGGAGCCGGCGCTGGACGACCTCTGCCGGCGGGCGGAGGCGGCGGTGGATGCCGGTTCGTCCATCCTGGTCCTGACGGACCGCGGCGTGGATGCGGAGCACGCCCCGATCCCCGCCCTGCTGGCGGTGGGCGCGGTGCACCACCACCTGCTGCGGGCGGGCAAGCGGGCCCTGGCGTCCATCGTGGTCGAGAGCGGCGAGCCCCGGGACGTCCACCACTTCGCCACCCTGATCGGGTATGGGGCGTCCGCGGTGCACCCGTACCTGGCCCTGGCCGTGGCCCGGGAGACGGGCGGCGCCGAGGGCGAGGCGAACTTCGTCCGCGCCGTCGAGAGCGGCCTCAAGAAGGTCATGTCGAAGATGGGCATCTCCACCCTGGACGCCTACCAGGGGGCACAGATCTTCGAGGCCATCGGGCTGGATCCGGCGGTGGTGGAACGCTGCTTCACCGGGACGCCGTGCCAGGTGGGCGGCAACCGGTTGCGGGAGCTGGCGGAGGACGTGCTGTACTGGCACCGGCAGGCGTTCCCGGCGGAGGCCGGGGCAGCCGGTGCCGGTGCAGCGGGCGCCGGCGAGCCGGAAGCCGCGGCCGCGGGTCCCCAGGCCGCGGAAGCCGGGCTGTCGGGTGACACGGGGCGGCAGGCCGCCGGGAACGCCGCCCCGGCACCCGGTGGCGCCGCCCACGGGCCGGCCGCCGCCCCGGCGCTGGCGGAGACCGCCGCCGACGGGTACGGGTTCTTCAAGTTCAAGAAGGACGGCGAGCTCCACGAATTCAGCCCGGAGGTGGTGCGGGCCCTGCACGAGGCCGTGCGGGCGCGCCCGGGCGTGCTGGACGGCGACTTCCTCGCCACCTACGAGCACTACCGCCGCTTCAGCCGCCTGGTCCACCAGCGGCCGCCCAGCCAGCTGCGGGACCTCTTGGACTTCCGCTCCGACCGGGCGCCGGTTCCGCTGGAGGAAGTGGAGCCGGTGGAAGCCATCGTGCGGCGGTTCTCCACCGGGGCCATGTCGGTGGGCTCCCTCTCCCCCGAGGCCCACGAGAACCTGGCCGTGGCCATGAACCGGCTGGGGGCGCGGTCCAACTCCGGCGAGGGCGGCGAGGACCCGGCCCGCTACGGCACCGAGCGCAACAGCGCGGTGAAGCAGGTGGCGTCGGGGCGCTTCGGCGTCACCCCGGCCTACCTGGCCTCGGCGGTGGAGATCCAGATCAAGATGGCCCAAGGCTCCAAGCCCGGCGAGGGCGGCCAGATCCCCGGCCACAAGGTGACGGAGCTCATCGCCCGGCTGCGCCACACGGTGCCGGGGGTGCCGCTGATCTCCCCGCCGCCGCACCATGACATCTACTCCATCGAAGACCTGGCCCAGCTGATCTACGACCTCAAGCAGGCCAACCCCGAGGCGCTGATCTCCGTCAAGCTGGTGGCGGAGACGGGCGTGGGGATCATCGCCGCGGGCGTGGCCAAGGGGTACGCGGACATCGTGGTGATCAGCGGGCACGCCGGGGGCACAGGGTCCTCGCCCTTGAGCTCGATCAAGCACGCGGGCCTGCCGTGGGAGCTCGGCCTAGTGGAGACCCAGGCGATGCTGGTGGCCACCGGCCTGCGGGGCCGCGTGACGGTGCGGGTCGACGGAGGCCTGAAGACGGGCCGGGACGTGCTGGTGGCGGCGCTGCTGGGGGCCGACGAGTACTCCTTCGGCACGTCGGCCCTGGTGGCCGAGGGCTGCGTCATGGCCCGGGCCTGCCACACCAACACCTGCCCGGTGGGCATCGCCACCCAGGCCGAGCGCCTGCGCCAGCGCTTCCCCGGCACGCCGGAGCACGTGATGAACTACTTCCTCTACATGGCCCAGGAGGTGCGGGAACTTTTGGCCCGGCTCGGGTACCGGTCCCTGGACGAGGTGATCGGCCGGGCGGATCTGCTGGTGCAGCGGCCCTCCCCCCTGCCGCGGGCGGAGCGGATCGACCTGGGCCGGCTGCTGCGCCCGGCGGGGCAGGCTCCCGCGGCGGCGGTGGCGGCAGGGACGCCCCCCGCCGTACCCCCCGCCGTACAGGGCGCGGCCGGCGAGAGCTCCCGGCGGGACGAACCGGCCACCCCGTTGCGGCGCGTCCAGTTGCGCAACCCCCTGCCCGAGGACGACAGCCTGGGCCGCCGCATCGCCGCGGATCTGGCGCCCTTCATCCAGCGGCGGCGCCCGGTCCGGCGCAGCTACACCATCCGCAACACCGACCGGACGGTGGGGGCCACGGTGGCCTGGGAGATCGCGCGCCGCTACGGCGATCAGGGCTTGCCGCCGGGCACGCTGCAGCTGGCCTTCCGGGGCGTGGCCGGGCAGTCCTTCGGCGCCTTCTGCATCCGCGGGATGCACCTCGAGCTGACGGGCCTGGCCAACGACTACGTGGGCAAGGGCATGGCCGGCGGGGAGATCGTGATCCGGCCGGAGCCCGGGACCCCCACGGACCCCGCCCGCAACGTGCTGGTGGGCAACACCGTGCTGTACGGGGCCACCGGCGGCGCCCTGTTCTGCGCCGGCGCGGCGGGCGAGCGGCTGGCGGTGCGCAACAGCGGCGCCGTGGCCGTGGTCGAGGGCGCCGGCGACCACGCCTGCGAGTACATGACGGGCGGCACGGTGGTGATCCTGGGGCCCACCGGGCGCAATCTGGGAGCCGGCATGACGGGCGGCACGGCCTTCGTCTACGACCCCCACGGTGCCCTGGCGGTGCGCCATCACGGGCCGTCGGTGGAGCTCTTCCGGCTGCCGGAGGTCCCGAGCCCGGCGGCCCTGGAGGCAGCCCGGGAGACCCTGCACGGGCTGCTGGTGCTGCACGCCCGCCGCACGGGCAGCGCCCGGGCGCGGGACCTGCTGGCGCGGTGGGAGGACGTGCTGCCCCACTTCTGGTGGGTGGTGCCCCGGGCCTCCCGGGAGCGGATCCTGGCGGAGACCGCGGCGACGCTCCCGGCCGTGGCCTCCGGCCTCGATTGA
- a CDS encoding AbrB/MazE/SpoVT family DNA-binding domain-containing protein, with protein sequence MELLRLRERGQITISRALREQLGIGDHSMLLAYVEKGRLILEPIPEPRGDLLSIIGLLPSRGVVNPKDARREAQRQRAERWSERHGEASWLTGAQASSLRGGIGPIKSWFGRETETAIAAEPAGVGE encoded by the coding sequence ATGGAGCTGCTGCGCCTGCGTGAGCGCGGCCAGATTACGATCTCCAGGGCGCTGCGAGAGCAGCTGGGCATTGGGGACCATTCCATGCTTCTCGCCTACGTGGAGAAGGGACGGCTCATTCTTGAACCGATTCCGGAGCCAAGGGGCGACTTGCTGAGCATCATCGGCTTGCTTCCCAGCCGAGGTGTAGTGAATCCCAAGGATGCGCGCCGGGAAGCCCAGCGTCAGCGGGCGGAGCGATGGAGTGAACGCCACGGCGAAGCCTCCTGGTTGACCGGTGCCCAAGCAAGTTCGCTCCGAGGCGGCATCGGACCGATCAAGTCCTGGTTTGGGCGGGAGACGGAGACGGCGATTGCGGCCGAGCCCGCGGGGGTCGGCGAATGA
- a CDS encoding PIN domain-containing protein, which yields MKRWIVDANVLIYILGGDVRFASRARAALEEAKAAGITLYIPVAVLAEILYVLRKSPEFLYSREDVAGALLRLVRTPGVECQDQEAVIWALQRYREKEIDFVDLYAAGLAVGSGDPVLTNDDDIVKTGAPVRPL from the coding sequence ATGAAGCGTTGGATCGTGGACGCCAACGTTCTGATCTACATTCTGGGGGGTGACGTGCGGTTTGCCTCCCGCGCCCGGGCTGCCTTGGAAGAGGCCAAGGCGGCCGGGATCACGCTATACATACCCGTCGCGGTGCTTGCCGAGATCCTCTATGTTTTGCGCAAGAGTCCCGAATTTCTGTATTCACGGGAGGACGTTGCCGGGGCACTCCTCCGGTTGGTTCGGACGCCCGGAGTCGAATGCCAGGATCAGGAGGCTGTGATCTGGGCGTTGCAGCGGTACCGCGAAAAGGAAATCGATTTCGTCGACCTGTACGCTGCGGGACTTGCCGTCGGCAGTGGCGACCCGGTCCTGACGAACGACGACGACATCGTGAAAACCGGGGCGCCGGTCCGCCCCCTGTGA
- a CDS encoding spore coat protein: MQRTVHEVLELRDLIVACDAVANKLLHAASTARDADVVQMLGAHQRTFQQQGHQLRLALKGEGGLYGLGAHPGGGTGAAGATGPGTFGPTGMAWGPGGPAGPAGPGPAGRPGDPAGNGWRPMRGGSPEVGPHGEGYDATRHALRADRPELVGWEPGAGNNEGWQAGARREPAGLAAGVGLGPGAGGRESGGLRDDAGLRQSAVTPPRAGWAAAAAPVAPGSVTNFDHPGGGPAARTEARRPALGDADRPAGTRTGAPAAEAFTAVRPVGYGPGSATRTVGGGIAARNEPAFRGHWAAQGGPEGGPGTEGVRFDSPRVGLRPELSPAPGTGPAAGPTPDGPRPAFQQGPAHGQGQGHAFGSGPGPRPGPGPAPFTGTAAGGGPVFTGTYGSPIRDGAPGAVPGAHADRGFGSGPSTAPAAGPTAPAQTWQAEPAQAAGVRLADPDALAVADCLQDCKHMALRMMVAATEASDRHLRRTLYQMAGHHLEMAEQHSEWLRRRGLYTVPPATPDLVRHLEDDIRRMEEAVQVSPAVAAGTSGGAVHTSLAGYPAGGLKGAFGGQQIRN; the protein is encoded by the coding sequence GTGCAGCGCACCGTCCACGAGGTCCTGGAACTGCGGGACCTGATCGTCGCCTGTGACGCGGTGGCCAACAAGCTGCTCCACGCCGCCAGCACGGCCCGCGACGCCGACGTGGTCCAGATGCTGGGCGCCCACCAGCGCACCTTTCAGCAGCAGGGCCACCAGCTCCGGCTGGCGCTGAAGGGCGAGGGCGGCCTCTACGGGCTGGGTGCCCATCCCGGCGGTGGAACCGGCGCCGCGGGGGCCACCGGGCCGGGCACCTTCGGCCCGACGGGGATGGCCTGGGGCCCGGGCGGACCGGCGGGGCCGGCCGGGCCCGGGCCGGCGGGCCGGCCGGGCGATCCCGCGGGCAACGGCTGGCGGCCCATGCGCGGCGGGAGCCCGGAGGTCGGGCCCCACGGCGAGGGGTACGACGCCACGCGCCATGCGCTGCGGGCCGATCGGCCCGAGCTGGTGGGATGGGAGCCCGGCGCCGGCAACAACGAGGGCTGGCAGGCCGGCGCGCGGCGGGAGCCGGCCGGACTCGCTGCGGGTGTGGGGCTGGGCCCGGGCGCCGGAGGCCGGGAATCCGGCGGGCTCCGTGACGATGCCGGATTGCGCCAGAGCGCGGTCACCCCACCCCGGGCGGGCTGGGCGGCGGCGGCCGCCCCCGTCGCGCCGGGCAGCGTCACCAACTTCGACCACCCCGGTGGCGGGCCGGCGGCCCGGACGGAAGCCAGGCGTCCCGCCCTGGGGGACGCGGACCGCCCGGCCGGAACCCGTACCGGAGCCCCTGCGGCCGAAGCCTTCACCGCGGTTCGGCCCGTGGGTTACGGCCCCGGTTCGGCCACCCGGACGGTGGGCGGCGGAATCGCGGCCCGGAACGAACCGGCGTTCCGCGGCCACTGGGCGGCGCAGGGCGGGCCCGAAGGCGGCCCTGGTACCGAAGGGGTCCGCTTCGACTCGCCGCGCGTCGGCTTGCGCCCCGAACTGTCGCCGGCGCCGGGGACCGGCCCCGCGGCGGGCCCCACGCCGGACGGCCCGCGGCCGGCCTTCCAGCAGGGTCCCGCCCACGGCCAGGGGCAGGGACACGCTTTCGGGTCGGGTCCGGGGCCGCGGCCGGGGCCGGGTCCTGCCCCCTTCACCGGCACCGCCGCAGGCGGTGGTCCCGTCTTCACCGGCACGTACGGAAGCCCGATCCGGGACGGCGCCCCCGGCGCGGTCCCGGGCGCTCACGCGGACCGAGGTTTCGGTTCCGGCCCGTCCACGGCGCCGGCCGCGGGCCCCACGGCGCCGGCCCAGACCTGGCAGGCCGAACCCGCCCAGGCGGCCGGCGTCCGGCTGGCCGACCCCGACGCGCTGGCCGTCGCCGACTGCCTGCAGGACTGCAAGCACATGGCGCTGCGCATGATGGTGGCCGCGACCGAGGCGTCGGACCGGCACCTGCGCCGGACCCTGTACCAGATGGCGGGCCACCACCTGGAGATGGCGGAGCAGCATTCCGAGTGGCTTCGCCGGCGCGGCCTCTACACCGTGCCACCGGCCACCCCCGACCTGGTCCGTCACCTGGAAGATGACATCCGGCGCATGGAAGAGGCCGTCCAGGTCTCGCCTGCCGTCGCCGCCGGCACCTCGGGCGGCGCGGTCCACACCAGTCTGGCCGGCTACCCGGCGGGTGGGCTCAAGGGGGCCTTCGGCGGCCAGCAGATCCGCAATTAG
- a CDS encoding MFS transporter: MRRTLNDRHDPNGAEPWAGWWRVAVLGTGYLAIQVVWTLYNAYLPNFYGRYLASNFLIGLIMILDNIAALTVQPYFGALSDRVATRLGRRMPFLYLGVPITALGLALIPRAQGLLPLLLATLLMNVGISIYSSPAVALMPDVTPPGLRARANGIIMLMGGLGALLAIFVLSPAFDRSPVRPFDQAAGVVLASLVLVALAVPERRLARYAGVEPEEGGPRGGTGPGTADEPAQRGRLLVALRAVVRSPDRRAFWLLLAALAWVAAVNGAQNMFTRYGTEALGLSQVEATFMLGYFAGPFILLSIPAGILGDRIGRLRAARAGSVGIVLAFAILALQPPVSLAPFLFAVAGLCWALLMTNSYPILVNLAPAGAVGTYTGLWNLAIALAGLGSPPLYGAAVDLLGWAAFFPVGLAFLVLGTWCVYRVGRGAGVAEAAAG; the protein is encoded by the coding sequence GTGCGTCGCACCCTCAACGACCGCCACGACCCCAACGGGGCAGAGCCCTGGGCGGGATGGTGGCGGGTGGCCGTCCTGGGGACGGGCTACCTGGCGATCCAGGTCGTCTGGACCCTGTACAACGCCTACCTGCCCAACTTCTACGGCCGGTACCTGGCCAGCAACTTCCTGATCGGCCTCATCATGATCCTGGACAACATCGCCGCCCTGACGGTCCAGCCCTACTTCGGCGCCCTCAGCGACCGCGTGGCGACCCGCCTGGGCCGGCGCATGCCCTTTCTGTATCTGGGGGTGCCCATCACGGCGCTGGGGCTGGCCCTGATCCCGCGCGCCCAGGGCCTGCTGCCGCTGCTGCTGGCCACCTTGCTGATGAACGTGGGCATCAGCATCTACTCCAGCCCCGCCGTGGCCCTGATGCCCGACGTGACGCCCCCCGGCCTGCGCGCCCGGGCCAACGGGATCATCATGCTGATGGGCGGGCTGGGGGCGCTGCTGGCCATCTTCGTGCTCTCGCCGGCCTTTGACCGGTCGCCCGTGCGGCCCTTCGACCAGGCCGCCGGGGTGGTGCTGGCGTCCCTGGTGCTGGTGGCGCTGGCGGTGCCCGAGCGGCGCCTGGCCCGATACGCCGGGGTCGAGCCGGAGGAAGGCGGCCCCCGCGGGGGCACCGGGCCGGGCACGGCGGACGAACCGGCCCAGCGCGGCCGCCTGCTGGTGGCCTTGCGGGCCGTGGTGCGCTCCCCGGACCGCCGCGCCTTCTGGCTCCTCTTGGCGGCCCTGGCCTGGGTGGCCGCCGTCAACGGCGCCCAGAACATGTTCACCCGCTACGGCACCGAGGCCTTGGGCCTCAGCCAGGTCGAGGCCACCTTCATGCTGGGGTACTTTGCCGGCCCCTTCATCCTGCTGTCCATCCCCGCCGGGATCCTCGGCGACCGCATCGGCCGCCTGCGGGCCGCCCGGGCGGGCAGTGTGGGCATCGTGCTGGCCTTCGCCATCCTCGCCCTCCAGCCGCCCGTGTCGCTGGCCCCGTTCCTCTTTGCCGTGGCCGGCCTGTGCTGGGCGCTCTTGATGACCAACTCCTACCCGATCCTGGTCAACCTGGCCCCCGCCGGCGCCGTGGGAACGTACACAGGCCTGTGGAACCTGGCCATCGCCCTGGCCGGCCTGGGCTCGCCGCCCCTCTACGGCGCCGCCGTGGACCTGCTGGGGTGGGCCGCGTTCTTCCCCGTGGGACTGGCGTTCCTGGTGCTGGGGACGTGGTGCGTCTACCGGGTCGGGCGGGGAGCAGGGGTGGCGGAAGCGGCCGCGGGGTGA
- a CDS encoding nucleotide sugar dehydrogenase, protein MPERIAVIGLGYVGLPTALLFAGAGVDVLGVDINPELVAALEAGQCPVEEPGLPELLKEVLASGRFRVTQRLESRDVYIITVPTPLDRETGGADLSAVRKAAEAVAEVARPGQMVILESTVPPGTLNRLVRPIIESRVPGLDYVFSPERVLPGRILIELPGNPRLIGADSPRAAERARALYATFVRGEIRITDPTTAELVKLMENTYRDVNIALANEFAMVAERVGVNVWEAIELANLHPRVNIHRPGPGVGGHCIAVDPWFVVERAPMVTALIRQARTTNDRMPVVVAERVEELTLGRGLGTGAGAGAGALKVGLLGLAYKGNSDDSRESPAYVLARILRSRGFDVAAYDPLVRRGALPNATLEETARGAHVLVLVTDHDRFREIDPVALRQLVARPVLLDTRNHLDHARWRAAGFEVHVLGDGKGRRAGIFGEGAGPAGELAGAAPGADRTRG, encoded by the coding sequence ATGCCCGAGCGGATTGCCGTCATCGGCCTGGGGTATGTGGGCCTGCCCACGGCGCTGCTCTTTGCCGGCGCCGGCGTGGACGTGCTGGGCGTCGACATCAACCCCGAGCTGGTGGCGGCCCTGGAAGCCGGCCAGTGCCCCGTGGAAGAACCCGGCCTGCCCGAACTGCTCAAGGAGGTCCTGGCCTCCGGCCGCTTCCGCGTGACCCAGCGGCTGGAGAGCCGCGACGTGTACATCATCACCGTGCCCACGCCCCTGGACCGGGAGACGGGCGGCGCCGACCTGTCGGCGGTGCGGAAGGCGGCCGAGGCGGTGGCCGAGGTGGCCCGGCCCGGGCAGATGGTGATCCTGGAGTCCACGGTGCCGCCGGGGACGCTGAACCGGCTGGTTCGTCCCATCATCGAGAGCCGGGTGCCGGGGCTCGACTACGTCTTCTCGCCCGAGCGGGTGCTGCCCGGGCGGATCCTCATCGAGCTGCCGGGCAACCCGCGGCTCATCGGGGCCGACTCGCCCCGCGCCGCCGAGCGCGCCCGCGCCCTGTACGCCACCTTCGTCCGGGGCGAGATCCGCATCACCGACCCCACCACCGCCGAGCTCGTCAAGCTGATGGAGAACACGTACCGCGACGTGAACATCGCCCTGGCCAACGAGTTCGCCATGGTTGCCGAGCGGGTGGGCGTGAACGTCTGGGAGGCCATCGAGCTGGCCAACCTGCACCCGCGGGTGAACATCCACCGGCCGGGGCCCGGGGTGGGCGGCCACTGCATCGCCGTGGACCCCTGGTTCGTCGTCGAGCGGGCGCCCATGGTCACCGCCCTGATCCGCCAGGCCCGGACCACCAACGACCGCATGCCCGTGGTGGTGGCGGAGCGGGTCGAGGAACTGACCCTGGGCCGGGGCCTCGGGACCGGGGCCGGTGCCGGCGCCGGCGCGCTCAAGGTCGGCCTGCTGGGCCTCGCCTACAAGGGCAACTCCGACGACAGCCGGGAATCGCCGGCCTACGTCCTGGCCCGCATCCTGCGCAGCCGCGGTTTTGACGTGGCGGCCTACGACCCCCTGGTGCGCCGGGGCGCCCTGCCCAACGCCACCCTGGAGGAGACCGCCCGCGGCGCCCACGTCCTGGTGCTGGTCACCGACCACGACCGGTTCCGGGAGATCGACCCCGTGGCCCTGCGCCAGCTGGTGGCCCGGCCCGTGCTGCTGGACACCCGCAACCACCTGGATCACGCCCGCTGGCGGGCGGCGGGATTCGAGGTCCACGTCCTGGGCGACGGCAAAGGCCGGCGGGCCGGGATCTTCGGCGAGGGCGCGGGCCCGGCGGGCGAGCTGGCCGGGGCGGCGCCCGGGGCGGACCGTACGCGCGGGTGA